One Triticum dicoccoides isolate Atlit2015 ecotype Zavitan chromosome 5B, WEW_v2.0, whole genome shotgun sequence genomic window carries:
- the LOC119312369 gene encoding putative F-box protein At1g50870: MSTCVLPDELVVDILSRLPLKSLCRIKCVCKSWLALSSHPYYRQKLPRTPAGLLYQKFERGRVASPLGSAIHLARLPSGDKEIDTTLSFVPCYKYPIQLRGCCNGLLLCYQKIRSEEISNAIVCNPATQEWMALPDTEPGPARSNIAFELCFDPLWSEHFYVFKFQSIEVMSCINTEVKVFFSKDSTWSSCLWKTRDPFEGDSLFVNGVLYLKHFILNKILALDAPDRCTQGLNHRFIQLPGYPDRTDIFCCYNGRLSQSSGVLCYAKQELDGCAIRIWSLEGPDRWVVKHRLSMVDVFGRDMLLRTHSDGYWHFDYDIRTVNLERELVILDDEIADKIISVSISTGKGSRFQKIPRRFTKLYLSLFYVPYYGKVPALAR, encoded by the coding sequence ATGTCCACATGTGTACTACCTGATGAGCTGGTAGTAGACATCCTGTCTCGACTGCCGCTAAAGTCCTTGTGCCGCATCAAATGTGTCTGCAAGTCTTGGCTTGCCCTCTCATCTCATCCATACTATCGGCAAAAGCTCCCAAGAACTCCCGCTGGCCTCTTGTACCAGAAATTTGAGCGTGGCAGAGTTGCCTCCCCTCTTGGCAGTGCCATCCATCTCGCCAGACTGCCCTCAGGTGACAAGGAAATTGACACAACACTTAGCTTTGTGCCATGTTATAAGTACCCAATACAGCTTCGGGGTTGCTGCAATGGCCTACTTCTTTGTTATCAGAAAATTAGAAGTGAAGAAATTTCCAATGCTATTGTGTGCAATCCAGCAACTCAAGAGTGGATGGCACTTCCAGATACTGAACCTGGCCCGGCCCGCTCCAATATTGCATTTGAGTTGTGTTTCGATCCATTATGGTCTGAACACTTCTATGTCTTCAAATTCCAGTCTATCGAGGTCATGAGCTGTATCAACACTGAAGTTAAGGTATTTTTCTCTAAGGATTCCACATGGTCTAGCTGTCTTTGGAAAACTAGAGATCCATTTGAAGGTGATTCTCTCTTTGTAAATGGGGTGTTGTATCTGAAGCACTTCATCTTGAATAAAATCCTGGCGCTAGACGCACCTGACAGATGTACACAAGGGCTCAACCATAGGTTCATTCAGCTGCCAGGATATCCAGATAGGACGGACATATTTTGCTGTTATAACGGCCGTCTTAGCCAGTCCTCAGGCGTCTTGTGCTATGCGAAACAAGAATTAGATGGCTGTGCGATACGGATTTGGAGTTTGGAAGGCCCCGACAGGTGGGTAGTGAAGCATCGTCTGAGTATGGTCGATGTATTTGGGAGGGACATGTTACTCCGCACTCACAGTGATGGATATTGGCATTTCGATTATGACATCAGGACTGTTAACCTGGAGAGGGAGCTGGTTATCCTTGATGACGAAATTGCTGATAAGATCATCTCGGTTAGCATCAGCACTGGAAAAGGCTCACGGTTTCAAAAGATTCCAAGAAGATTCACTAAACTATATCTCAGTCTATTCTATGTGCCGTACTATGGCAAGGTTCCAGCTTTGGCCCGTTAA